From one Plasmodium chabaudi chabaudi strain AS genome assembly, chromosome: 4 genomic stretch:
- a CDS encoding valine--tRNA ligase, putative, giving the protein MKNTSLFVSFILYLFLCVLLSVLNKKISANKRKIINKFVENNNLDTIYQRHIPAKLKKKNLVDHKIKKNKNNIIKLDSKNKSIFNGNTFFINSAKIKSYSKNVFKKDSKSKGIYLLNVQAGKKIEPFLGSLNKYDSPTKTIHEIIIHDKKICLCKYRLSVKYNFLKKNHVLLNLETIQDITKKYVVDTSNYYVDYFIDIYKINQFENIYNNNIVDFIYLYKKYAQTKYKEKFNTLHYGNSFIIVYPPPNLSGQLHAGHYHNFIYQDVILLFNKHVLSKYAIPIYGTDHGGLSAHEMFWKLFLKNKGVDYINNSEYVTEMNKWQNEIKNDIIKRLQNINIVIDENEFYNTMDENMKHIVSKTFYILYKNKLILNKMYPVYYCDDLKTIIPRQDIEFYEKPKEQSDQKWAVKLYIVSKDDINNEDSKRANEISKESVMNDQSGDVYIIPKTQNVISYLENPKNLKLNEENVIYLELEDKNDVHNLSGVLFNSINKEQFQNKYAFISSCKKVVPMIYCKRSYICPSEDAGKETEKKKIVFAPVFSLARHNDKDGTTIFQHFQHFQHFQHFEKNEKAEADAVKRYAYYKGHKCKLVLSEHWYIDYQKLNRVFRESNLNTNFTVLPTKYKKYFFEEIINDDWILNRQIPHGHKIPIYKYECDENVDKKNINNNKFDSDNVCDSNFEYYVYGNDVEEAYNNMKKSSIFKNKTIKIEELKQKDVLDSWFSSALYFIHCLDQSKIDIYKLLKEKECLVDFICTGKDILHPWIVRSFVLLYYLVNNNYIKYILPNQFKNSVDKNDYQLAKVVKFHGLLKDNVGKKISKTDKNVKYYDKYLKNLNPDTIRLSFCFMQKEDTEDVIFSEHFIYKSEKFLRKLWNIANFIKINCSFNLYNKIKTKYKLNTNEKIYNFLENLDFPKIGHIGIHISYCNLIDMVIKNLKYFDSVQAINIIHNFVMIYFSKFYINYYLYSSTNEYMKEVGIFLLLHIFKGVLKILYPFIPHITEVLYLQIYRKENNDISKQNQINENLFQPLSSNYNFFENENFTLKKSIISSVHFDIFTRLFNYFCNLKKNKLPDKSNFHIYIKFNDKNNDLPINYFYQEGSFFNKFFDMDISLCSDKIPLIKNNDQDVEKNQTLLYSSNDFDVILVSKL; this is encoded by the exons atgaaaaatacatCCCTCTTTGTATCCTTCATATTGTACCTCTTTCTATGTGTCCTTTTATCAGtcttaaataaaaaaatatcagcaaataaaagaaaaataataaataagtttgtagaaaataacaatttagATACTATATATCAAAGACATATACCAgccaaattaaaaaaaaaaaatttagtagaccacaaaattaaaaaaaacaaaaacaatattataaaattggatagcaaaaataaaagcatTTTTAATGGAaacactttttttattaatagtgcgaaaataaaaagttattcaaaaaatgtttttaaaaaggatAGTAAATCAAAAGGTATATATCTCCTAAATGTGCAAGctggaaaaaaaatcgaacCATTCTTGGGATCgctaaataaatatgatagtCCGACAAAAACTATTCAcgaaattattattcatgacaaaaaaatttgctTATGTAAATACCGCTTATctgtaaaatataattttttaaaaaaaaatcatgtACTTTTAAATTTGGAAACAATTCAagatattacaaaaaaatatgttgtaGATACTTCTAATTATTATGTAGACTATTTTATAgacatatacaaaataaatcagtttgaaaatatatataataataatattgttgattttatttatttatataaaaaatatgcacaaacaaaatataaagaaaagttTAATACATTGCATTATGgtaattcatttattatagtTTATCCGCCTCCAAATCTTTCAGGACAATTACACGCAGGGCACTACCACAATTTCATATATCAAGACGTCATACTTTTGTTTAACAAGCACGTGCTTTCAAAATATGCGATCCCCATATATG GTACGGACCACGGGGGACTCAGTGCCCATGAAATGTTTTGGAAactgtttttaaaaaacaaaggagtggattatataaacaattcGGAGTATGTAAcagaaatgaataaatgGCAAAACGAAATAAAGAACGACATTATAAAACGAttgcaaaatataaatattgtgattgatgaaaatgaattCTATAATACTATggatgaaaatatgaaacaTATAGTTAgcaaaacattttatattttatataaaaataaacttattttaaataaaatgtatcCCGTATATTATTGCGACGATTTGAAAACTATTATCCCGCGGCAAGACATagaattttatgaaaaaccAAAGGAACAAAGCGATCAAAAATGGGCGGTAAAACTTTATATAGTTAGCAAAGACgacataaataatgaagattCTAAAAGAGCTAACGAAATAAGTAAAGAGAGTGTAATGAATGATCAATCGGGAgatgtttatataattcccaaaacacaaaatgttataagctatttagaaaatccaaaaaatttgaaattaAACGAGGAGaatgttatttatttagagttagaagataaaaatgatgtcCACAATTTAAGTggtgttttatttaattcaataaataaagaacagtttcaaaataaatatgcttttatttcatcatgTAAAAAGGTTGTTCCTATGATATATTGCAAGAGGAGTTACATCTGTCCGAGTGAGGATGCTGGAAAGGaaactgaaaaaaaaaaaatcgtgTTTGCTCCCGTTTTCTCACTGGCCAGGCATAATGATAAAGACGGCACTACAATTTTTCAGCATTTTCAGCATTTTCAACATTTTCaacattttgaaaaaaatgaaaaagctGAAGCAGATGCAGTAAAAAGGTATGCCTATTATAAAGGGCATAAATGCAAATTAGTCCTTTCAGAGCACTGGTATATTGATTATCAAAAGTTGAATAGAGTCTTTCGTGAAAGCAATCTTAATACAAACTTCACAGTATTAccaacaaaatataaaaaatacttttttgaagaaataataaatgatgatTGGATATTAAATAGGCAGATCCCACATGGACACAAAATACcgatatataaatatgaatgtgatgaaaatgttgataaaaaaaatataaataataataaatttgataGTGACAATGTTTGTGATTCAAACTTtgaatattatgtatatggGAATGATGTGGAAGAGgcttataataatatgaaaaagtcttcgatttttaaaaataaaactattaaaattgaagaattaaaacaaaaagatGTGTTAGATAGTTGGTTTTCTTCTGCtttgtattttatacattGCTTGGATCAAAGTAAAATAGATATTTACAAATTGTTAAAGGAAAAAGAATGCCTAGTCGATTTTATATGCACAGGCAAAGACATATTACATCCATGGATTGTAAGAAGTTTTGTTTTACTTTATTACTTAgtgaataataattatattaaatatatattaccaAACCAGTTTAAAAATAGTGTTGACAAAAATGATTATCAATTGGCAAAGGTTGTAAAATTCCATGGGTTGTTAAAAGATAATGTAGGAAAGAAAATAAGTAAGactgataaaaatgtaaaatattatgataaatatttaaaaaatttaaaccCTGATACAATACGATTATCCTTTTGTTTTATGCAAAAAGAAGACACAGAGgatgttattttttctgaacATTTCATTTACAAAAGTGAAAAATTTCTTCGAAAATTATGGAATATAgctaattttataaaaatcaattgttcttttaatttatataataaaataaaaacaaaatataaattaaatacaaatgaaaagatatacaattttttagaGAATCTAGATTTTCCTAAAATAGGACATATAGGGATACATATTTCCTATTGCAATTTAATTGATAtggttataaaaaatttaaaatattttgattcAGTTCAAgctattaatataattcataattttgttatgatatatttttcaaagttttatattaattattatttgtatagcTCGActaatgaatatatgaaGGAAGTTGGAATTTTCTTACtacttcatatttttaaaggggtacttaaaattttatatcctTTCATTCCACACATAACCGAAGTGTTATATCTTCAAATTTAcagaaaagaaaataatgatatttcAAAACAGAaccaaataaatgaaaatctTTTTCAGCCACTATCATCTaactataatttttttgaaaacgAAAATTTTacactaaaaaaaagtataataaGTAGTGTACATTTTGACATATTCACAAGGCTGTTTAACTATTTTtgcaatttaaaaaaaaacaaactaCCAGACAAAAGCAATTTCCATATTTACATCAaatttaatgataaaaataatgatcttccgataaattatttctatCAAGAAggttcattttttaataagttCTTCGACATGGACATATCCTTATGTTCTGATAAAATTcctttgataaaaaataatgatcaGGATGTCGAGAAAAACCAAACATTGCTGTATAGCAGTAACGATTTTGATGTTATACTTGTATCTAAATTGTGa
- a CDS encoding phosphatidylinositol 3- and 4-kinase, putative gives MGSNSIAISQQMYFSTHNALRINEENDVISTLFYEINGHRHISLLIFPFYDVQMLKRLLIKKLDLPDIKVNDILIFYKGIKLPNYRIISTYLDNTNRVDNVKKKKKKKVNKLYWAIKDPNPNASIRVIDNKSYPPFFENILNDIKLAFKKNIAPKLTMDGTGGTYLLFNSKKKVCSVFKPADEEAFSPFNPRGYEGKIYQEGFRAGVLSGEGASREIAAYILDNTYNNFSNVPCTIMVEACNPHFNNKSNLKYIYNENTLKWKCGSLQEFIDSRESVGNYDHKQFSIRDIHKIAILDIRVMNLDRNDGNILVSPLKSLKDCCNQFLYRNNKRFSTNDEDILKRIITIDQKPSRYSLIPIDHGLIMPHIMDVAEIDLVWFDWPQTKIPFDNEVLEVIFAFDPDKDADKIRNKLLIREDCIRTMRVCTRLLQIGARMHLNLHEIAKISTRKNIDEESILEHLVRDSIIQAYQMMDYTSLMSTNRLGHILDLAEIKINKKKKNNKNKTMELIDSNKTKDENSNDVKKNNSFQKEEENYETNNNTTYAKTKSLDIKKIENSFTTVSFKDIKEHKSSSKFTLVNNATSENLKKSYEEKFGKYNINMNEQKEGEGNSTYKMLLQHQSDTKDSDDKYNKFINTKFNNISSKENIGGYYSWSKDNSIEIRNDNINDHVKEKNISETNSFSTKSEYTFVTATSNSKREDNVHKSSNDVEQNSDGSENCLGNFGEENGAKVEKKMKKKKKKKKKISNNKADKADKADKADKADKKEPCNISDENAENEKTPSNSPNKDKQNEKNQEIDQDKAEEKQKNQQDIDAYEDDEEEEEEEEEEEEEEEEEENYARYKKTTGTMKRINENTGTAYRNIEMNKINSVWMIKDKNNKTINVKWENKIFEKLFFETFENYVKKYINDYHPNWRDYPYNGSKIITTKHSYLNNIK, from the exons ATGGGCAGCAATAGCATAGCCATATCACAGCAAATGTATTTTAGCACACACAATGCTTTACGGAtcaatgaagaaaatgatgtaATTAGTACGTTgttttatgaaataaacGGGCATAGGCATATAAGCCTGTtaatatttccattttatgaTGTACAGATGCTAAAACGATTACTTATAAAAAAGCTAGATTTGCCAGATATAAAagtaaatgatatattaatattttataaaggAATTAAATTACCAAACTATAGAATAATAAGTACTTATTTAGATAATACAAATAGAGTagataatgtaaaaaaaaaaaaaaaaaaaaaagttaataaattatattggGCGATAAAAGATCCTAACCCTAATGCATCCATAAGAGTAATAGATAATAAAAGTTATCCtccattttttgaaaacattctaaatgatattaaattagcctttaaaaaaaatatagcacCAAAATTAACAATGGATGGAACAGGAGGAACatacttattatttaatagtaaaaaaaaagtctGTTCTGTTTTTAAGCCTGCTGATGAAGAAGCATTTTCACCATTCAATCCACGAGGGTATgaaggaaaaatatatcaagaAGGTTTTAGAGCAGGTGTTTTATCAGGTGAAGGAGCAAGTAGAGAAATAGCAGCTTATATACTtgataatacatataacaACTTTAGTAATGTCCCATGTACAATTATGGTAGAAGCATGCAACCcacattttaataataaaagcaatcttaaatatatatataatgaaaatactttaaaatggaaatgtGGATCACTACAAGAATTTATTGATTCAAGAGAGAGTGTTGGTAATTATGATCATAAGCAATTTAGTATTCGAGATATTCACAAAATCGCTATCTTAGATATACGTGTAATGAATTTAGATAGAAATgatggaaatatattagtatCTCCATTAAAGAGTTTAAAAGATTGTTGTAATCAATTCCTTTATCGAAATAATAAACGATTTAGCACAAATGATGAAGATATCCTAAAAcgaataataacaatagaTCAAAAACCATCTAG GTATAGTTTAATCCCGATCGATCATGGCCTAATAATGCCGCACATTATGGATGTCGCAGAAATCGACTTAGTTTGGTTCGACTGGCCCCAAACAAAG ATACCATTTGATAATGAAGTCCTTGAAGTAATTTTCGCATTCGATCCTGATAAAGATGCTGACAAAATAagaaacaaattattaatcAGAGAAGATTGTATACGAACTATGAGGGTATGCACAAGGTTACTTCAAATTGGAGCTAGGATGCATCTAAATTTGCATGAGATTGCAAAAATAAGTActcgaaaaaatattgatgaAGAATCTATACTCGAGCATCTGGTTCGGGATTCAATCATCCAG GCATACCAAATGATGGATTACACCTCCTTAATGAGCACAAACAGATTAGGGCATATTCTTGATTTAgctgaaataaaaataaataaaaaaaaaaaaaacaacaaaaataaaacaatggAACTGATAGATAGtaacaaaacaaaagaTGAAAACTCAAAtgatgttaaaaaaaataatagttttcaaaaagaagaagaaaattatgaaacaaataataatactacATATGCTAAAACCAAATCATtagatattaaaaaaatagaaaattcATTTACTACAGTTAGttttaaagatataaaGGAACATAAATCGTCTTCAAAATTTACACTAGTAAATAATGCTACTagtgaaaatttaaaaaagagtTATGAAGAAAAGTttggaaaatataacataaatatgaatgaaCAAAAGGAAGGAGAAGGGAATAgtacatataaaatgttaCTACAACATCAAAGTGATACTAAAGATAGtgatgataaatataataaatttataaatacaaaatttaataatatatcaagtaaagaaaatataggAGGATATTATTCTTGGTCTAAAGATAATAGTATAGAAATAcgaaatgataatataaatgatcatgttaaagaaaaaaatatttcagaAACAAATTCTTTCAGTACTAAAAGTGAATATACATTTGTAACTGCAACATCGAATTCAAAGAGAGAAGATAATGTTCATAAAAGTTCAAATGATGTAGAACAAAATAGTGATGGTAGTGAAAATTGTCTAGGAAATTTCGGTGAAGAAAATGGTGCTAaggttgaaaaaaaaatgaaaaaaaaaaaaaaaaaaaaaaaaaaaataagcaatAATAAGGCTGATAAAGCTGATAAAGCTGATAAAGCCGATAAAGCCGATAAAAAAGAGCCATGCAATATTAGTGATGAGAATgcagaaaatgaaaaaactCCAAGCAATTCAccaaataaagataaacaaaatgaaaagaatCAAGAAATTGACCAAGACAAAGCagaagaaaaacaaaaaaatcaacAAGACATAGATGCTTATGAAGATGATGAAGAAGAGGAGGaggaagaagaagaagaagaggAAGAAGAGGAAGAGGAAGAAAATTATGCacgttataaaaaaacaacagGTACAATGAAAagaataaatgaaaatacagGAACAGCTTATCGAAATAttgaaatgaataaaataaattcagTTTGGATGattaaagataaaaataataaaacaataaatgttaaatgggaaaataaaatttttgaaaaattattttttgaaacttttgaaaattatgtaaaaaaatatataaatgattatCATCCAAATTGGAGAGATTACCCATATAACGGatcaaaaattattactacaaaacattcatatttaaataatattaaataa